The Flavivirga eckloniae genomic interval AAACAAGACCATAAAAATAAAGCTGAAGATGCTTCGGTTGTTGAAGCTTCAGATAACACTAAGGACGCTTCTAAAGTTACTGTAAGTTCTGCCGATTCTTCTTCAAAGTCCAAGCCTAAAAAAGGGCTTTGGGGTATCTTTTTTATTGCCTTTTTATCCGGATTCGCAGCACTATTAACGCCATGTGTGTTTCCGATGATTCCAATGACGGTGAGTTTCTTTACCAAGCAAAGTAAAACTAAAGCTTCAGGTATTAGAAATGCGATTATTTATGGTATTTCAATTATAGTTATTTATGTATTACTAGGAAGCTTGGTTAGTCTGGTTTTTGGAGCAGATGCTCTCAATGCATTATCAACCAACGTTTGGTTTAACATAGCTTTCTTCTTGTTGCTATTAATATTTGCAGCATCATTTTTAGGTGCTTTCGAAATTATGTTGCCTAACTCTTGGGCAAATAAAGTAGATAGACAAGCAGACCGAGGAGGATTAATAGGTATTTTCTTTATGGCTCTAGCTTTAGCTATTGTTTCTTTTTCCTGTACAGGACCTATAGTTGGAACATTACTTGTAGAAGCAGCTACAGGCGGTAGTCAGGTTGGACCTATAATCGGGATGTTAGGATTCTCATTAGCTATAGCATTACCTTTCGCATTATTTGCTGCATTTCCAGGATGGTTAAATTCATTACCAAAATCTGGAGGATGGTTAAATACAGTAAAAGTAGTATTAGGTTTTTTAGAGTTAGCCTTAGCATTTAAATTTTTGTCGAATGCCGATCTAGTATTGCAATTACATTGGTTAGAGCGTGAAGTATTTTTAGCCATATGGATAGCTATATTTGGAGCATTAGCATTTTACCTTTTTGGAAAAATACAATTGCCACACGATTCGCCAATTACCCATATTTCAGTAGGTCGATTAAGTCTTGGCTTATTAGTGTTATCATTTACTATTTACATGATTCCAGGGCTTTGGGGAGCACCGCTAAATTTAATTAGTGCATTCCCACCACCACAACACTACAGTGAATCACCATATGGAGTTGGTTTTGCTAAAACAGGATCAGGATCTGCTTCAGCAGAAAATCATACAGATATACCCGAAGGCGCCCATTTAATGCCACCACATAATATTTTGGCTTTTAACGACTACGATAAAGGGTTAGCATACGCAAAAAAGGTTGGTAAACCTGTCATGATCGATTTTACTGGGCATGCCTGTGTTAATTGTAGAAAAATGGAACAAAACGTTTGGGTAAAACCTAAGGTGTTAGACATTCTTAAAAAAGATGTTGTTCTTATTTCATTATATGTAGATGATAAACGTAGACTAGAAGCAAACGAAGTTGTAGATTCAAAACTACGACCAGGAAAGAAGTTAAAGTACATAGGGCAAAAATGGAGCGAATTACAGACCATAAAATACAAAACAAATTCCCAGCCGTTTTATGTACTTATGGATCATAATGAAACTAATTTAATCGATCCTGTTGCTTATACACCAGATGTTGAAGAGTATTTTACATGGCTAAAAACAGGTGTTTCTAAGTTTAAATAGAGGTTAATTCTATTAATGAATAGGATAATATAAAGCACAATTATGATTAAGACATTAAGAAATATACTAGCCCCAACTGCCAAAAAATCACATCTTGAAGATTACTTTGAACCCTATAGGGAAAACATAGTTGGTATAGACGAATCCTTTGAATCGCCTTATGGCACAAAGAAAATTATATATGCCGATTGGACTGCAAGCGGAAGGTTGTACAGACCGATAGAAGAGAAGTTACTTAATGAGATAGGGCCTTTTGTGGCAAATACACATACCGAAACATCCATAACAGGCTCTGCGATGACTTTGGCTTATCATGATGCCAGAAACATTATTAAAAAGCATGTAAATGCATCAAGCGAAGATGTGCTTATAACCGTAGGAACTGGTATGACTGGAGCCATTAATAAGTTTCAGCGTATTTTAGGCTTAAAATTAAATGAAAACCTAAAAGACCATACACAGGTTCCTGAGGATTTAAGACCAATCATTTTTGTATCCCATATGGAGCATCATTCCAATCAGACCTCATGGTTAGAAACCATAGCTAAGGTTGAAGTGATTCCTTCAAATAAAGAAGGGCTACCTTGTGTAGAGAATTTGAAAAAACTTTTGGAAACATATAAAAGCTGTCCTATAAAAATAGCAGCCATAACGGGGTGTTCTAATGTAACTGGGATCAGAACTAACTATCATGAGGTTGCTAAGATCATGCACCAGAATAACGGCTTATGTTTTGTGGATTTTGCATGTTCTGCTCCTTACATTGATATAAATATGCATCCGGAAGATAAAGAATCTTACTTAGATGCCATTACATTTTCTCCTCACAAGTTTTTGGGAGGTCCAGGATCTTCAGGAGTATTAATCTTTAATAAAAAACTGTATAAAAACCTGGTTCCAGATAATCCCGGAGGAGGTACCGTATCGTATACCAATCCATGGGGCGATCATGATTATATTGATGATATTGAAACCAGAGAAGACGGTGGAACACCAGGATTTTTACAAGCTATAAAAATTGCGCTATCCATTCAGCTTAAAGAAAAAATGGGTGTGAAAAATATTCTGGATAGAGAGCATGAATTAAACGCTATAGTTTTTAAAAAGCTAAAAAACATAAAGAATTTAACCATATTGGCACCGGAGCATACAGATCGATTAGGCGTATTTTCTTTTTATATTGAAGATGTACACTATAATTTAGTTGTAAAGCTATTAAATGATCGTTTTGGGGTGCAAACCAGGGGCGGTTGTTCCTGTGCTGGAACTTATGGTCACTATTTGTTAAATGTTGATAAACCAACCTCAAAATCAATCGAACAAAAAATATTAGAAGGTTGTTTAATTGAGCGTCCGGGTTGGATAAGAATGTCCATTCATCCAACTATGACAAATGACGATATTCATTTTATCTGTGATGCTATAAAAGAAGTGGCCGAGAATTGTGAAACTTGGGCAAAAGATTACGAATACAACGCTGTAAAAAATGAGTTTATCCATAAAGGAAATCACAATGTTGAAAAAGAAATAACGCAAGAGTGGTTTAAACTATAAGTTTATAATTCCTGCGACCTTTACTGAAACATTTATCCTGAATTTAGTTCAAGAAGTTCAGCACAGGTTGCAGGAATGATAATTTCGTGTAAATTAGTGTAATTCGTGTATATCTATATATCCAAGCGAATTTAATTCACTTCATCAGATTTACTTGCCTGCCGGTTTCAAGATAAAATCAAAAACACTATGCAATATAGGATTCCTATTATGCCTATTCCAAACCATCGAAAGTGTCGTTTTCTGCTTTATTTTAGTTAACTCAATAAACTTTATCTGTTTGTTGTTCCTATCAATTAAAGACTTAGGAACGATAGAAACCCCAAAATTGCTTTCCACAAGCTTATAAATAGAGCTAGCATGAATCGTATTGTGAGATACTATAGGGGGGAAGCCGCTATCATCAAAAATCTGCATGACTTTCTCAAAATAAGTCGCACTATACTTAGGATCGAATAAAATAAAAGGCTCTTCCCTTAATTGATACAAGCCTTTAAAGTTTTCTTTATTTAATTTGTGATCATGAGGTAAAACCAAACAAAAATGTTCTTTTAAAATAGGTTTTATCTCCAACTCTTTTGGCACTCTATCTAAACGCACAAAACCTAAATCTAAATCGTAAGAAAGTAACCCTTCAATTTGCTTATGATTATCCATTTCCTTTAAATTAAAAATAACATCGGGATGCTCTTTTTTAAACGCGACCAGTAAACTTGGAATTATTTCTTGCATGGCAGACCCAACATAGCCAAATTTTAAATCACCCTTTTTCCCATCATTCAATAGTTTAGCATGATAAAACGTATGCTCTAAACGTTTTACGTTTAGAGATAACTCTGTTTTTAAATACTCACCAGCCTTAGTTAATATAACTTTCCTATTATGTCTTTCAAACAAAGAAACCCCTAGATCATCTTCCATTTGTTTAATCTGTCTGCTTAATCCGGGCTGAGAAATATACAACCGTTCAGCAGCTTTTCTAAAGTGTAAATCTTCGGCAACTGCCAAAAAATATTTAATATGTCTAAATTCTATTTGATAACTCATGGTTATTATTCAGTGATATAAATGATATTGTTGGTTATCAAAATTAAAAATAACTTTGCTATTCACCTAATTTTTATAATAATGACATTTAAGTACGGTATTGATAACTTAACAGTTACTAAGGTATTGGCTATTTCGAAAGGCGAAATAAAAGCAGTTATTACAGATGAGGCAAAACAAAAAGTAATTGCATGTAGAAAGAAGGTAGAAACCATGGCTGCTGGACAAAAAGCGGTTTATGGAATTAATACAGGGTTTGGTCCCTTGTGTGACGTTCAGATCACAAAGGAGGAAACTAATAAGCTACAGGAAAACCTGTTGATTACCCATGCAGTAGGAGTTGGAAATCCCATAGACAAAGAACTGTCTAAAATCATGATGATTTGTAAAGTACATGCCTTATGTCAAGGGTTTTCTGGAGTTCGATTAGAATTAATAGAACGAATTATATATTTCATTAATAACGATTTAATACCAGTGGTACCAGAACAAGGTTCGGTAGGTGCTTCGGGAGACTTAGCGCCGTTATCGCATTTATTCTTACCATTAATAGGAGAAGGAGAGTTTTGGACCGATAATAAAATTGAATCGGCAAAAATCGGATTAAAGGCCCATAAATTAAAACCTTTGGTACTACAAGCTAAAGAAGGTCTGGGATTAATTAATGGAACACAATTTATTTTAGCCCATACTATAGTGGGCTTAGATAAAATGAAATACTTACTAGATTTGGCCGATGTTGCCGGAGCTATGAGTATAGAGGGCTATCAGGGTAGTTCTGCACCTTTTAGAGATGAATTACATAAAATACGACCATTTAAGGGCTGTATTGAAGTTGCAGAAAGAATGTTTATGCTACTCTACAGGTCACAGAACGTAACCTCTCATGAAGATTGTAAACGTGTTCAAGACCCATATTCAATGCGTTGTATTCCACAGGTACATGGAGCATCCAGAAATGCTTATTACCATTTAAACGAATTGGCAGAAATAGAAATGAATGCCGTTACAGATAATCCGATTGTATTAAGTGAAACAGAAGCTATTTCGGGCGGGAACTTTCATGGACAACCTTTAGCCATGGCGCTGGATTATGCATCTATAGCCGCTTCAGAATTAGGTAATATTTCAGATAGACGTTGTTACCTTTTATTAGAAGGCAAATTCGGATTACCACGACTATTAACCACTGGAGGTGGATTAAATTCTGGCTTCATGATTCCGCAGTATACAACCGCAGCCTTAGTTACAGAAAATAAGTCATTATGCTTTCCGCCGTCTGCAGATAGTATTCCAACATCCTTAGGGCAAGAAGATCATGTGTCTATGGGAAGTATTTCCGGGCGTAAGTTCAATCAGATATTAGGAAATATCGATAAGATATTAGCCATTGAACTTATGTATGCTGCTCAGGCTTTAGAGTTTAGGAGACCAAATACATTCTCTGATATTATAGAAGAAAACTTCAAAATTATTAGAGAAAAAGTAGCTAAATTAGAGGAGGATAGACTATTAAAAGACGATATAGATGCCATGATTCTATTAGTTAAAAATCAAATATTTATTTTAAGGTAAAATAACAATGACGTTTCAAGATACTATATTACAAGGCATCCCTAAAGTTTTACCAGTTAAAAGAAATTACCCGACTGGTGCGAATAGGGCACCTAAGCGAAAGGACATTTTAACCATTGAAGAAAAACAATTAGCTATTAGAAATGCATTGCGTTATTTCCCTAAAGCGTGGCATGAAGCATTGGCTATTGAATTTGCAGAGGAGTTAAAAGAATACGGGCGAATTTATATGTATAGATTCAAGCCGGACTATAAAATGCATGCAAGATCAATTTCCGAATACCCAGCTAAATCGTTGCAAGCTGCAGCCATTATGCTCATGATTCAAAATAATCTGGATCCGTCGGTGGCGCAACACCCAGAGGAATTAATAACCTACGGGGGCAATGGCGCTGTGTTTCAAAACTGGGCGCAGTACCTTTTGGTCATGCAATATCTGGCGACCATGACAGACGAACAAACATTACACATATATTCGGGGCACCCTATGGGATTATTCCCTTCTTCGAAAAATGCTCCAAGAGTGATAGTAACTAATGGTATGATGATACCCAATTATTCGCAACCGGATGATTGGGAAAAGTTTAATGCTCTGGGCGTTACACAATATGGACAAATGACGGCAGGTTCTTTTATGTATATAGGACCACAAGGAATTGTTCACGGCACCACGATTACTGTTATGAATGCTTTTCGTAAAATTTTACCAAAAGACGAGTCACCTAAAGGAAAGATATTTTTGACTGCCGGACTAGGAGGGATGAGTGGGGCACAACCCAAAGCAGGAAATATAGCAGGTTGTATTACCATTTGCGCAGAAGTGAACCCTAAGGCAGCAACAAAGCGCTATGAACAAGGTTGGGTAGATGTTCTGGTTGATAATATGGCGGACTTAATCCTTAGAGTTAAGCAAGCCCAAGCCAGTAAGGAAGTAGTTTCTATAGCATTTATAGGAAATGTGGTTGATGTATGGGAGCGATTTGATAAAGAGCATATTTTTATTCATGTAGGTTCAGATCAAACATCGTTGCATATCCCTTGGACAGGTGGTTATTATCCGGTTGATGTATCATACGAAGAATCTAACCGACTCATTCGTGAAGAACCAGAAGTATTTAAAGAGAAAGTACAAACGTCGTTATGCAGACATGCAGCGGCAATAAATAACCATGTTATAAAAGGGACCTATTTTTTCGATTATGGTAATGCCTTTTTATTAGAATCATCTAGAGCGGGAGCAGATGTAATGGCAGAAAATGGTATAGATTTTAAATATCCATCCTATGTACAGGATATCTTAGGGCCTATGTGTTTTGACTATGGTTTTGGACCTTTCCGTTGGGTATGTACTTCTGGAAATCCAGAGGATTTAGATGAAACTGATGCTATAGCAGCTTCTGTTTTACAAGACATCATGGAAAGCGCACCCAAAGAAATTCGGTTGCAAATGCAGGACAATATCACCTGGATTAAAAATGCCAAGAAAAATAAAATGGTTGTAGGCTCACAAGCTCGTATCTTGTATGCCGATGCCGAAGGACGCTCTAAAATTGCAGAAGCATTTAATAATGCTATAGCTGCGGGTAAAATTGGTCCTGTAGTTTTAGGAAGGGATCACCACGATGTAAGTGGAACAGATTCGCCTTTTAGGGAAACATCCAATATTTACGATGGCAGCAAATTTACGGCAGACATGGCAATTCATAATGTTATTGGCGATAGTTTTAGAGGTGCTACATGGGTATCAATTCATAATGGCGGTGGCGTAGGTTGGGGCGAAGTGATGAATGGCGGTTTTGGGATGTTGCTAGATGGAACCAAAGAAGCCGAAACCCGTTTAAAAAGTATGCTATTCTACGATGTAAACAACGGTATTGCCCGTAGAAGCTGGGCAAGAAATAATGAAGCTATCTTTGCCATAAAGCGTGAGATGGAAAGAACACCTAATTTAAAAGTAACACTTCCAAATTTAGTAGACGATAACCTTCTTAACAATCTGTTTTAATGGCTACCTTATTTAAAAACATAAAAGAACTCATACAAGTACGTACAGAACCCATCTCATTTGTTTCTGGAAAAGCTATGAGCGAATTACCAACCATAAAAAATGCTTTTTTAATTGTTGAGAATGGATTGATTTCTGATTTTGGAACCATGGATACTTGTCCCGATTCCAATTTCTCTGAGGTTGTAGACGCTACCGGAAGGATGATTTTACCATCATGGTGCGATTCCCATACACACATTGTTTATGCAGGTAATCGCGAAGGGGAATTTGTAGGCCGAATAAAAGGATTGTCTTATGAAGAAATAGCTGCCAATGGTGGTGGTATTTTAAATTCGGCTAAAACATTACAAGAAACATCGGAAGAAGAACTCTATCAACAAAGTAAAGACCGTTTAGAAGACGTTATTCAATTGGGAACAGGAGCTGTAGAGATTAAATCCGGATATGGTTTAACGGTAGATGCGGAATTAAAAATGTTACGGGTTATTAAACGTTTAAAAGAAAACTATCCTGTTGCTGTTAAAGCTACTTTTTTAGGAGCACATGCCGTCCCTGTAGAATACAAAGGCAATAAAGAAGCTTATTTGAAATTACTGATAGATGAGGCACTTCCTAAGATAACTAAAGAAAACTTAGCAGAATACATCGATATATTTTGCGAGACAGGTTACTTTTCTGTTGCCGACACAGAATTAATTCTAGAAGCAGGTAAAACGTATGGACTGATACCAAAAATTCATGTTAATCAATTTACGGCAATTGGAGGTGTACAATCAGGCGTAAAGTATAACGCGTTGTCTGTAGATCATTTAGAAGCCATGAGAGACGAAGATATTGAAGCCTTAAAAGGAACACAAACGATGCCTGTAGCGCTACCGAGCTGTTCTTATTTTTTAAGTATTCCGTATACACCAGCTCGTAAGATGATAGATGCTGGATTACCATTAGCATTAGCGACAGATTATAACCCGGGGTCTACACCATCGGGTAATATGAATTTTGTGGTGTCTACTGCCTGTATAAAAATGAAGATGGCTCCAGAAGAAGCGATTAACGCAGCAACTTTAAATGGTGCTTACGCCATGGGGTTAGAAGATAAAGTAGGCTCAATAACCAAAGGGAAACAGGCTAATTTAATACTTACCAAACCAATCAACTCTTTCGGGTTTATTCCTTATTCGTTTGGAATGAATCAGATTGATAAAGTGTATTTAAAAGGTAAAGAATTTTTTGTTTAAAATAGGGTTCAGCTGATTAATACTATTTTTTTTTGATTTACAACAAGCGTTGCAAAATATTAGTTAAGTCCTTTCGTATAAATGGTTTTTCAAGAAAGGCATCCATTCCGTTATCCATACATTGTTCAATATCCTCCTGAAAAGTATTGGCTGTTAGAGCAATAATCCTAACAGGATCTTCTATATTTGCCCTTTTTTCCGATGCTCTTATTTTTATAGTTGCTTCTATACCATCCATTACTGGCATCCTGATATCCATTAATATGACATCGAATTTATTTTTTTTAAATAAATTAACGGCTTCCAGACCGTTTTTTGCCACTTCAACGTGTGATGATAATTTGCTAAGAACGATTTGAGCTACTTTAATGTTTATTAAGTTGTCTTCCACAATAAGAAACCGCTTGTTTTTATACATTTCAAGATGGTTTTCATCTTCGGGAGTTTCAATTTTTTTTTGTTTTTGTTGCATGCCCAAAACTTTTAGAAGAACATTCAACAGTTGATTCATTTTTATGGGTTTGTTCAGTCCGGTTTCAAAACCAATCTTTTTCATTTCCTTTAATGATATAGCGTCGGTTATTGAGGATAATAAGATCAATTTTAAATTACTAGTTCGTTTATCTGATTTAATTCGTTTTGCCAGTTCTTTTCCATTCATGTAAGGCATTTGATAATCAAGTAAAACCAGATCTATTGGGTTACTAGCTACAAAGGATTGCTTTTTTAAAAAAGAAAGTGCCTCATGGCTACTGCTAAATTCAGAGACTTTAACTTGCCAGGTTTCAAGATAGTTTCTAAATATTAATCTATTGGTTTCATTATCATCTACAATAACAATATGCTTTTTACGAAGTTGTTCCTTTCCTAAAAACATATTATTCTTTTTAGTAGCTTTTGAAACATGAAACTTAGCTGTAAAAAAGAATGTTGAGCCTTCTTTGATGGAACTTTCAAGACTCAATTCACCTCCCATTTGTGTAACCAATAACTGTGAAATAGCCAACCCAAGACCTGTGCCACCATATTTTCTGGTTGTTGAAGGATCTACTTGGGAAAACGATTTAAATATTTTTGTTTGATCTTTTTTTGTTACACCTATACCGGAATCTTTAATTTTGAATTGAATTTCATGTTTCCCCTTGTTTTTTCCAATATAATCAACATGAATAACCACTTCGCCTTTCGAGGTAAATTTTATGGCATTATTCACAAGGTTGGTAATAATTTGTTTTAAACGGATGTAATCTCCTCCAACTAGTTTAGGTGTTTTAGGATCTACATATGCTAATAGGTCAATTGATTTTTCTGTGGCATGAACTACGTGAATATCTGCAACTTCCTCTATAACGTTTCTAATATTAACAGGGATGATTTCTAGCTCCATTTTACCTGTTTCTATTTTTGAGAAATCTAAAATGTCATTAATAAGTGCTAGCAAGGTTTGTCCCGATTTCATGATGATATCGAGGTATTCCGCTTGAATCGGTTTGAGTTTCGATTTACCCAGTATATCGGCCATACCAATTATACCATTCATGGGTGTTCTAATTTCATGAGACATGTTGGCAAGAAACAAACTTTTAGCTTTGTTAGCCGCTTCTGCTTTCTTTTTGGCTTCTAAAAGACGTTGTTTGGTTTGTTCCTGTAGCGTTACGTCTCTCGAAATTCCAACTAGTCCTGTAGCTTGGGAGTTATCGAATTTTATTGGAACTTTGGTCGATGAGAACCAGATAGTTTTCTTATTTTGAAATTTAAGTTTTTCTACCTTGTTTATTATTTCTGAGCCATTTACAACAATTTCTAGATCCTCTTCTTGAATTTCTTTTGCAGTTACTTTGTCAAGAAGGTCAGAATCGGTCATTCCTATTACTTCGTCCATACCTACTTTAAAGAATTTTGAAAAAGCTTTATTTACACGGATATATTTTAAATCTGCGTCTTTAAAATAGATAAGGTCAGGAACATTATCCATAAGCACCTGTAAAAGTTCCTGTTCCTTTTCAAGTTTTTCTCCTAATTTTTTCTGTTCTGTGAAATCATTTGTAATACCAACTATCCCCATGACCTCATTTTGATTATTAAAAAAGGGGATTTTAGTTGTCATTTCCCAAAACCGTTGACCATGTTTAAAAAAACTCTCTAGCTTGTTTAAAATAGGAGTTCCTTCTCTTATAATATTTTGCTCATCTTCAAAAGCTTCTTTAGCATGAACAGGTCCAAAAAAATCGAAATCGGTTTTTCCATACATTTCTTCAGGTGAACAAAGACCAAATAATTTAGCTAGTGCCATATTAGATCTAATAAATCGAGAATTTTTATCTTTAAAGTAAATGCGACTGGGCATATTGTTCATTAACAGATCTAAAAACCCTTTTTCTTTACGCAATTCTTCTACTTCATTATATTCTTTTGTGATATCTCTTGAGATACCAAATAAACCTATACAATTTCCATTGGTATCCATTAAAGGAACTTTCGTTGCCTTTACATATTTTTTACCTTTGGATGTATCAATAACCTCTAGCTTATTTATTAATGGAATACCACTATCCATAAGTGCTTGTTCGTCATTGAAAGCTTCTTTACATTGATTTAAACCAAAGAAATCTGCATCGCATTTCCCAACTGCTTGTTCTGTGGTATCAACGCCTAAAGCAACAGCCTGAACATGATTGACTTTTATAAATTTTGAAGCTCTATCTTTAAAATAAATGGCATCAGGTATGTTATCCATTAGAAGATTAAAAAAATGTAAGCTTTCTTCCAACGTATCTCTTTTAATTTCATTTTTAGTATGCTCTACTACCTCCATTTGCATAACGATCTCTCCATTATTATTTCTAATAGGAATCTTGTTTTTGTAAATAAACTGTAAAGCTTCAGTATTGCCTATGTATTGCTCCTTATGATCTAATTTTTCTAAAATGCTTTGAAACAAAACCAAATTTTTATTAACCAAATTTAGTTTTGTAAACAATTTAAGAAGCTCTGTTTTATTAAACTTGTCTGGTAGACTATAAACTTGCAAAGTTGGTGTTTTTGGTATATTGAACTTTCCAGAAATAATAATTGGTATTTGATGATTTGCCTTATTAGTGAAAATACAATTTAAGATTGCATCACTAAACTCGACCCCTTTTAATAACAAAGCATCAGGTTTTTTTTGCTTGATTGCTGTTTTTAATAATTCTATTTCACTGAAATAACAATAGGTTACACTATTAAATTCTTGTAACAATTGTAGCAGATCCTCAAAATTAGAGCTACAATACACAAAAAGTCTTTTCATTTTTTATGAATTAAAGTTATTAGCTTTAAAAAGTAGTTTACTACATTTTAGATTTGGACTTAACTTTATTTTGAGATGTTTAATCCCATTTTATGCTTAGTGCTTATATGTAGTTAAAATGGAGAGAGTTTTAAGTTTACTTTTCTATCTAATATAATAGAACATATATACTCGCTTGGATCTTTAGATTACATAATAATGAGTATTGCTAATACATTTTATGTATAAGTTTTTAAACTAATCAACCAAGAAACGTTAAAGTATAAATATAAGTAATAGTTTTTATTTTGTAGCTGTAGTATTCAAAAAAAATAAGATTTTTCTTATTTTTAAACAATTGGATTTTTTTAAGTAAAAGAGTAATTAAGTAATCTCATGCTCTGTCAACATGACAAAATACTGTTTAGAAGTAATATATATGTTGCTATCTGTTTTAATTCATGTTAATTGTAATGAAGTCTACTTCTCAACAACTTCAATCT includes:
- a CDS encoding PAS domain-containing hybrid sensor histidine kinase/response regulator encodes the protein MKRLFVYCSSNFEDLLQLLQEFNSVTYCYFSEIELLKTAIKQKKPDALLLKGVEFSDAILNCIFTNKANHQIPIIISGKFNIPKTPTLQVYSLPDKFNKTELLKLFTKLNLVNKNLVLFQSILEKLDHKEQYIGNTEALQFIYKNKIPIRNNNGEIVMQMEVVEHTKNEIKRDTLEESLHFFNLLMDNIPDAIYFKDRASKFIKVNHVQAVALGVDTTEQAVGKCDADFFGLNQCKEAFNDEQALMDSGIPLINKLEVIDTSKGKKYVKATKVPLMDTNGNCIGLFGISRDITKEYNEVEELRKEKGFLDLLMNNMPSRIYFKDKNSRFIRSNMALAKLFGLCSPEEMYGKTDFDFFGPVHAKEAFEDEQNIIREGTPILNKLESFFKHGQRFWEMTTKIPFFNNQNEVMGIVGITNDFTEQKKLGEKLEKEQELLQVLMDNVPDLIYFKDADLKYIRVNKAFSKFFKVGMDEVIGMTDSDLLDKVTAKEIQEEDLEIVVNGSEIINKVEKLKFQNKKTIWFSSTKVPIKFDNSQATGLVGISRDVTLQEQTKQRLLEAKKKAEAANKAKSLFLANMSHEIRTPMNGIIGMADILGKSKLKPIQAEYLDIIMKSGQTLLALINDILDFSKIETGKMELEIIPVNIRNVIEEVADIHVVHATEKSIDLLAYVDPKTPKLVGGDYIRLKQIITNLVNNAIKFTSKGEVVIHVDYIGKNKGKHEIQFKIKDSGIGVTKKDQTKIFKSFSQVDPSTTRKYGGTGLGLAISQLLVTQMGGELSLESSIKEGSTFFFTAKFHVSKATKKNNMFLGKEQLRKKHIVIVDDNETNRLIFRNYLETWQVKVSEFSSSHEALSFLKKQSFVASNPIDLVLLDYQMPYMNGKELAKRIKSDKRTSNLKLILLSSITDAISLKEMKKIGFETGLNKPIKMNQLLNVLLKVLGMQQKQKKIETPEDENHLEMYKNKRFLIVEDNLINIKVAQIVLSKLSSHVEVAKNGLEAVNLFKKNKFDVILMDIRMPVMDGIEATIKIRASEKRANIEDPVRIIALTANTFQEDIEQCMDNGMDAFLEKPFIRKDLTNILQRLL
- the hutI gene encoding imidazolonepropionase produces the protein MATLFKNIKELIQVRTEPISFVSGKAMSELPTIKNAFLIVENGLISDFGTMDTCPDSNFSEVVDATGRMILPSWCDSHTHIVYAGNREGEFVGRIKGLSYEEIAANGGGILNSAKTLQETSEEELYQQSKDRLEDVIQLGTGAVEIKSGYGLTVDAELKMLRVIKRLKENYPVAVKATFLGAHAVPVEYKGNKEAYLKLLIDEALPKITKENLAEYIDIFCETGYFSVADTELILEAGKTYGLIPKIHVNQFTAIGGVQSGVKYNALSVDHLEAMRDEDIEALKGTQTMPVALPSCSYFLSIPYTPARKMIDAGLPLALATDYNPGSTPSGNMNFVVSTACIKMKMAPEEAINAATLNGAYAMGLEDKVGSITKGKQANLILTKPINSFGFIPYSFGMNQIDKVYLKGKEFFV